In the genome of Mucisphaera calidilacus, one region contains:
- the recO gene encoding DNA repair protein RecO, whose translation MPRFKEQAVVLRSADWSETSQLVTLLTRDHGKVRGLAKGSKRMTPSSVARFSGGIELLTVGQILGVTRPTTELATITEWDLQDDCLHLRHSLPAQRAALYAADLTTRFIEDHDPHADLFGALLTLIDHLRNADTTQTALLNYQWSLLTEAGYRPRVDSDVHTNQPLPKRACSFDPHAGGLTHNNHDDRWRVRAQTVTLLQDLDRGEPVDTAPPESTQRANRLLAAYARELLATETETMRWLLNP comes from the coding sequence GTGCCACGCTTCAAGGAACAGGCCGTCGTCCTGCGCTCCGCCGACTGGTCCGAAACCAGCCAGCTCGTCACCCTCCTCACGCGCGACCACGGCAAGGTCCGAGGGCTCGCCAAGGGCTCCAAACGCATGACCCCCAGCTCCGTCGCCCGATTCTCAGGCGGCATCGAACTGCTCACCGTCGGTCAAATCCTGGGCGTCACACGCCCCACCACCGAGCTCGCCACCATCACCGAATGGGACCTCCAGGACGACTGCCTCCACCTCCGACACTCCCTCCCCGCACAACGCGCCGCACTCTACGCCGCCGACCTCACCACACGATTCATCGAAGACCACGACCCCCACGCCGACCTCTTCGGCGCCCTCCTCACCCTCATCGACCACCTCCGCAACGCCGACACGACCCAGACCGCACTCCTCAACTACCAGTGGTCCCTCCTCACCGAGGCCGGCTACCGGCCCCGCGTCGACAGCGACGTCCACACCAACCAGCCCCTCCCCAAACGCGCCTGCTCCTTCGACCCCCACGCCGGCGGTCTCACCCACAACAACCACGACGACCGCTGGCGCGTCCGCGCCCAGACCGTCACCCTCCTCCAGGACCTCGACCGAGGCGAACCCGTCGACACCGCACCCCCCGAATCCACACAACGCGCCAACCGACTCCTCGCCGCCTACGCCCGCGAACTCCTCGCCACCGAAACCGAGACCATGCGCTGGCTCCTGAACCCATAA
- the amt gene encoding ammonium transporter, with protein sequence MKRPMRLMGCVAGGGVSWRWLMMLPVLLLSSVALADDEAVAAVAADAVVSEAAHEVQVNLDFVWIIAASALVFLMQAGFMCLESGMSRAKNSTNVAIKNMADLLIAVVAFWAVSFGLMFGVSQSGWFGTTDFFVDVGDHPWFAAFFVFQAMFCGTAATIDSGVVAERTRFGGYCVLSLLISALIYPVFGHWAWGSFLHGGEPGWLEGMGFIDFAGSTVVNSIGAWVGLAGAIVIGARIGRFNEKGEPRKIPAHSLVMVYLGTFILFFGWFGFNCGSTLAANTDIAGIAKNTALAACFGGCASGAMSWVLSKNHLPKAEMIANVLLGGLVGITAGCAVVDAPGAAIIGIGSGIMVYFGVWFIENVLRLDDVVSAIPVHGMCGAFGTIMLAVVMPSDLLGDVSRWGQIGVQAFGVVVAFAWAFGLAFVTFKVLNAITPLRVTEEDERIGLNVAEHGASSSLLDQANAMHRATSEEELDESFKVVVEHGTEIGDLSQHFNAMVDAVREQRRRASDADGRRVADMERFRGYMAETVASIEEQTEQMSGILGTTSGHADQLNRNAVSVSDELHKLTEALHEAARSGDAGRGFAVVADAVRQLAIQSESSVSNIAEMIGSVREVSGEAAEAMGRVATTIADANSGSKSVASAIETEASHVVQVETSAKEAVTAATELREQLG encoded by the coding sequence ATGAAGCGTCCGATGAGGTTGATGGGTTGTGTCGCTGGGGGCGGCGTTTCGTGGCGTTGGCTGATGATGCTGCCGGTGCTGCTGTTGTCTTCGGTGGCGTTGGCTGACGACGAGGCGGTCGCGGCGGTTGCCGCGGACGCGGTGGTGAGTGAGGCAGCGCATGAGGTTCAGGTCAATCTTGATTTCGTGTGGATCATCGCGGCGTCGGCGCTGGTGTTCCTGATGCAGGCGGGGTTCATGTGTCTCGAGTCGGGCATGTCGCGGGCGAAGAACTCGACGAACGTGGCGATCAAGAACATGGCGGACCTGCTGATCGCGGTGGTGGCGTTCTGGGCGGTAAGTTTTGGGTTGATGTTCGGCGTGTCGCAGTCGGGGTGGTTCGGGACGACGGACTTCTTTGTGGACGTGGGTGACCATCCGTGGTTTGCGGCGTTCTTCGTGTTCCAGGCGATGTTCTGCGGTACGGCGGCGACGATCGACTCGGGCGTTGTGGCGGAGCGGACGCGATTCGGGGGATACTGCGTGCTGTCGCTCCTGATCTCGGCGTTGATCTACCCGGTTTTCGGTCACTGGGCGTGGGGTAGTTTCCTGCACGGCGGGGAGCCGGGCTGGCTCGAGGGGATGGGTTTCATTGATTTTGCGGGGTCGACGGTGGTGAACTCGATTGGTGCGTGGGTGGGTCTGGCGGGCGCGATCGTGATCGGTGCGCGGATCGGCCGGTTCAACGAGAAGGGCGAGCCGAGGAAGATCCCGGCACACAGCCTGGTGATGGTGTACCTGGGGACGTTCATCCTGTTCTTCGGGTGGTTTGGTTTCAACTGCGGCTCGACGCTGGCGGCGAACACGGACATCGCGGGGATCGCGAAGAACACGGCGTTGGCGGCCTGCTTCGGGGGTTGTGCTTCGGGCGCGATGTCGTGGGTTCTGAGCAAGAATCATCTGCCTAAGGCGGAGATGATCGCGAACGTGTTGCTGGGCGGTCTGGTCGGGATCACGGCGGGCTGCGCGGTGGTGGATGCGCCGGGCGCGGCGATCATCGGGATCGGCTCCGGGATCATGGTCTACTTCGGCGTCTGGTTCATCGAGAACGTGCTGCGTCTGGATGACGTGGTGAGCGCGATCCCGGTGCACGGCATGTGCGGTGCGTTCGGGACGATCATGCTGGCGGTGGTGATGCCGTCGGACCTGCTGGGAGACGTGTCGCGTTGGGGCCAGATCGGCGTGCAGGCCTTCGGGGTTGTGGTGGCGTTCGCGTGGGCGTTCGGCCTGGCCTTCGTGACATTCAAGGTGCTCAACGCGATCACGCCGCTGCGTGTGACCGAGGAGGACGAGCGTATCGGCCTGAACGTGGCGGAGCACGGCGCATCGTCGAGTCTGCTGGACCAGGCCAACGCGATGCACCGGGCGACGTCGGAGGAGGAGTTGGACGAGAGTTTCAAGGTGGTGGTGGAGCACGGGACGGAGATCGGCGATCTGAGTCAGCACTTCAACGCGATGGTCGATGCGGTGCGCGAGCAGCGTCGCCGGGCGTCGGACGCGGACGGTCGTCGGGTTGCGGACATGGAGCGTTTCCGCGGGTACATGGCGGAGACGGTGGCGTCGATCGAGGAGCAGACCGAGCAGATGTCGGGCATCCTGGGGACCACGTCGGGCCACGCCGACCAGCTCAACCGCAACGCGGTGAGTGTCTCGGACGAGTTGCACAAGCTGACCGAGGCGTTGCACGAGGCGGCCCGGAGCGGCGACGCGGGGCGGGGCTTTGCGGTGGTGGCGGATGCCGTGCGTCAGCTCGCGATCCAGAGCGAGTCGTCGGTGAGCAACATCGCGGAGATGATCGGCAGCGTGCGAGAGGTCAGTGGCGAGGCGGCGGAGGCGATGGGCCGGGTGGCGACGACGATTGCCGACGCCAACAGCGGCAGTAAGTCGGTCGCGTCGGCGATCGAGACCGAGGCGTCGCACGTCGTGCAGGTCGAGACCTCGGCGAAGGAAGCGGTGACGGCGGCGACGGAGCTCCGTGAGCAGCTGGGCTAG
- a CDS encoding tyrosine-type recombinase/integrase yields the protein MANIFRKTYTQHLPRQCEIVERRGQRVAMWSDRRGRKHYDQITTGKQGQTKIIRVSPTWFARYRDAQGIERIESTGCRDEQAARQVLADLLRRVEHVKSGILTAEQDRQAGFADQPIARHIAAYLEHLKAKTVRGKRVSTHHRRNVKHQLERVVAECGFKRVTDISRETMETWMNQREADGMAGRTRNTHRAAIVAFCNWCVDSGRLSFNPLAKLYKADELGDRRRNRRALTEDEITRLLRSAELRPIAELGRESVAKLDDEKSGHSTWTKAKLTFDTLDAAYQCGLKLLADQPDRVDALMFVGRQRALMYRIMICSGLRKSELASITVGQAHLEGQYPSLELLAKDEKAGRGAMIPLRADLVDALHAYIDDLQARACVTALRQDTHLFPIPKDMIRVFDRDLAAASIPKRDERDRVVDLHALRHTFGTHLARAGVAPRVAMAAMRHSSLELTMNVYTDPALLDVAGAVEALPAFGSSVGEVTDQPLSVAG from the coding sequence ATGGCGAATATCTTCAGGAAGACCTACACCCAGCACCTGCCCAGGCAGTGCGAGATCGTCGAGCGGCGAGGCCAACGCGTGGCGATGTGGAGTGACCGGCGTGGCCGCAAGCACTACGACCAGATCACTACCGGCAAGCAGGGGCAGACCAAGATCATCCGCGTCAGCCCGACGTGGTTCGCACGCTATCGGGACGCCCAGGGCATCGAGCGGATCGAATCAACAGGCTGCCGGGATGAACAGGCCGCCCGACAGGTACTCGCTGACCTGCTGCGGCGGGTCGAGCACGTGAAGTCGGGCATCCTCACTGCTGAACAAGATCGGCAGGCCGGCTTCGCCGACCAGCCCATTGCCCGGCACATCGCCGCCTACCTCGAACACCTCAAGGCCAAGACGGTACGCGGCAAGCGTGTGTCGACCCACCATCGGCGGAACGTGAAGCATCAACTCGAACGCGTTGTGGCCGAGTGCGGGTTCAAGCGCGTGACGGACATCTCGCGCGAGACGATGGAGACGTGGATGAACCAGCGTGAGGCAGACGGCATGGCAGGTCGGACCCGCAACACCCACCGTGCGGCGATCGTCGCCTTCTGTAACTGGTGTGTTGATTCGGGGCGGCTGAGCTTCAACCCGCTGGCCAAGCTGTACAAAGCCGATGAACTCGGTGACCGTCGGCGGAACCGCAGGGCTCTGACCGAAGATGAGATCACACGCCTGCTGCGGTCGGCGGAACTGCGACCGATTGCTGAACTGGGGCGCGAGAGCGTGGCCAAGCTGGATGATGAAAAGTCAGGTCATAGCACCTGGACCAAGGCGAAGCTGACGTTCGACACGCTTGACGCTGCCTACCAGTGTGGATTGAAGCTGCTCGCTGACCAGCCAGACCGAGTCGACGCGTTGATGTTCGTCGGTCGTCAGCGGGCGCTGATGTACCGCATCATGATCTGCAGCGGCCTGCGTAAGAGCGAACTGGCCAGCATCACTGTCGGCCAGGCTCACCTTGAGGGCCAGTACCCGAGTCTCGAACTGCTGGCCAAGGATGAGAAGGCGGGTCGCGGCGCGATGATCCCACTGCGGGCGGACCTGGTTGATGCGCTGCACGCATACATCGACGACCTGCAGGCACGCGCCTGTGTAACCGCACTCCGACAGGACACGCACCTGTTCCCCATACCCAAGGACATGATCCGCGTGTTCGACCGTGACCTTGCCGCCGCCAGTATCCCGAAGCGTGACGAGCGGGATCGGGTGGTCGATCTGCACGCCCTTCGCCACACGTTCGGCACCCACCTCGCCCGGGCGGGCGTCGCCCCGCGCGTCGCCATGGCCGCGATGCGGCACAGCAGCCTCGAACTCACGATGAACGTCTACACCGACCCGGCCCTGCTTGATGTGGCCGGTGCCGTCGAGGCGTTGCCTGCCTTCGGCTCGTCAGTGGGCGAAGTCACCGATCAGCCCCTGTCCGTGGCGGGCTGA